One Serpentinicella alkaliphila DNA segment encodes these proteins:
- a CDS encoding HAMP domain-containing sensor histidine kinase: MKRITTKLIALCVSVLCLSSLLGVIVSTFFAENIKNEIRTNQYSIATSVQKLGYKTDLTVEEIVQLTSAPMYDVKLVEDIRSLRIDEEELNRIQTGEIVLLSPNKRHGSTTMVMVKNSFISVSLHPHNTIFKVVASRVWFAMLSYTLIGALLIIISVRITIKRILKLNSATKEVAKGNFDIQIENHSNDEIGQLTDNFNKMTRELRSIEYLRKDFITSVSHEFKTPLASIQGFAKLLQKGNLSEDEVKDYTNIIVEESARLSNLSSNILKLSKLENQVILEKRSKFSLDEQMRKSILLLEHEWSKKNIEFDIELDSVDYSGDEELLQQVWINIINNAIKFSNENGKIRLRLRERGTFIQVIVEDNGIGMKEETLNRIFEKFYQGDESHSHEGNGLGLPLVKRILDLCGGSIKVESGINEGSIFIVELPLD; the protein is encoded by the coding sequence ATGAAAAGAATAACTACAAAACTAATAGCTTTATGTGTTTCAGTGTTGTGCTTATCCTCATTATTAGGAGTTATCGTATCTACCTTTTTTGCAGAAAATATTAAAAATGAAATAAGAACAAATCAGTATTCAATTGCTACATCCGTACAAAAATTAGGTTATAAAACTGATTTAACTGTCGAAGAGATTGTCCAGTTAACATCCGCCCCTATGTATGATGTAAAATTAGTTGAAGATATTCGTTCCTTAAGAATTGATGAAGAGGAGTTAAATAGAATTCAAACCGGGGAGATTGTTCTTTTATCACCAAATAAACGTCATGGTTCAACAACTATGGTAATGGTGAAAAATTCATTTATTTCGGTTAGTCTCCATCCGCATAATACAATTTTTAAAGTAGTTGCTTCGAGGGTATGGTTTGCAATGCTATCCTATACGTTAATTGGCGCATTGTTAATAATAATATCCGTAAGAATAACGATAAAGCGCATTCTAAAACTTAACTCAGCTACGAAAGAAGTAGCAAAGGGAAATTTTGATATACAAATAGAAAATCATAGCAATGATGAAATTGGACAGCTCACAGACAATTTTAATAAAATGACTAGAGAGTTAAGGAGTATTGAGTATTTGCGAAAGGATTTCATAACTAGTGTGTCTCATGAATTTAAAACTCCTCTTGCGTCAATACAAGGATTTGCAAAACTACTTCAAAAAGGTAATTTATCAGAGGATGAGGTAAAGGATTATACTAATATTATTGTTGAAGAAAGCGCAAGGTTATCGAATTTATCCTCTAATATATTAAAGCTTTCAAAACTAGAGAATCAGGTGATTTTAGAGAAACGTTCTAAATTTTCCTTAGATGAACAAATGAGAAAGAGTATCCTGCTCCTGGAACATGAATGGAGTAAAAAGAATATCGAATTTGATATTGAGCTTGATAGTGTAGATTATTCAGGGGATGAGGAGCTACTTCAACAGGTTTGGATCAATATTATAAATAATGCTATTAAATTTTCGAATGAAAATGGAAAGATTAGATTAAGACTTAGGGAGAGAGGTACATTTATACAGGTTATAGTAGAGGACAATGGAATTGGTATGAAAGAGGAAACACTTAACCGTATATTTGAAAAATTTTATCAAGGGGATGAGTCTCACTCTCACGAAGGGAATGGGTTAGGATTACCTTTAGTAAAACGTATTCTTGATTTATGTGGTGGAAGCATTAAAGTAGAAAGTGGTATAAACGAAGGTTCTATATTTATTGTGGAATTACCATTGGATTAA
- a CDS encoding VOC family protein: protein MKFCWCTISVESMEESLKFYEEIIGLNITSRFQAGPNKEIAFLGNGETQVELVWDKNQKLLGNIDGISLGFKVDSVDNMIDFIEEKGLEVESGPFQPSPNIKFFFVKDPNGFSIQFVETL from the coding sequence ATGAAATTTTGTTGGTGTACTATCTCTGTAGAAAGTATGGAAGAATCACTGAAGTTTTATGAAGAAATAATAGGGCTTAACATTACAAGTCGTTTTCAGGCTGGGCCTAATAAAGAAATCGCATTTTTAGGTAACGGGGAAACACAAGTAGAGCTTGTTTGGGACAAAAATCAAAAGTTACTAGGTAATATCGATGGTATTTCTCTAGGATTTAAAGTCGATTCTGTAGATAATATGATAGACTTTATAGAAGAAAAAGGACTTGAAGTGGAAAGTGGGCCATTTCAACCTAGTCCCAATATTAAATTCTTTTTTGTTAAAGACCCAAATGGATTCAGTATTCAATTTGTAGAAACTTTATAA
- a CDS encoding MFS transporter: MFGIKNFKFSRDLWVLLSSIFIIHIAAYLIVPIFPIILKANKSLTASQVGIVIGAGSLFIQLGSIISGLISHRLGNHLTLIVGNLCQAIALIGFGLTNSFHLLIVFSAINGVGTGIFIPTIKAAISYVATEGQRTTAFSLRGVAAHSGTALAGIFIIFTATNRNFFIASIIYLFLMIGSWIFMPRDCGNEPCPTLSLHSYLTIFKDKRFLLFSLVSALIWALHTQLGILLPLRADVVLVNTNPLGIIWTISSVFVIVTQPFISHNILEKKPLSFSMFFGVFFLGIGITLIGFANNFYFLLICSLVFIIGEMFVMPVLDSITSSISDPKLIGVYFSVANFASGVGAAIGNFASGRMIDIYGIKGSFTPWYIIFGFGIFLALLLRHPFVKSLSEKKS, translated from the coding sequence ATGTTTGGTATTAAAAACTTTAAATTTAGTAGAGATCTCTGGGTTCTACTTTCTTCAATATTTATTATTCATATAGCAGCATATTTAATAGTTCCAATATTCCCAATAATTTTAAAAGCAAATAAAAGTCTGACCGCTAGTCAAGTCGGTATTGTTATAGGTGCTGGTTCTTTATTTATACAATTAGGTAGTATTATTTCCGGATTAATAAGCCATCGTTTAGGTAACCACCTAACTCTAATTGTAGGTAATCTTTGTCAAGCCATAGCTCTAATTGGATTCGGTTTAACAAATTCATTTCATCTATTAATTGTCTTTTCTGCAATAAACGGTGTTGGTACTGGTATATTTATCCCTACAATAAAAGCTGCAATTTCTTATGTTGCTACAGAGGGACAAAGAACTACAGCATTTTCATTAAGAGGTGTAGCAGCCCACAGTGGAACCGCATTAGCGGGGATTTTTATTATCTTTACCGCTACAAACCGAAACTTTTTTATAGCAAGTATTATTTATCTCTTTTTAATGATAGGATCTTGGATATTCATGCCTAGAGATTGTGGAAATGAACCTTGTCCAACTTTAAGCTTACATTCTTATTTAACAATCTTTAAGGATAAACGTTTTCTATTATTTAGTTTAGTGTCTGCACTTATTTGGGCTTTACATACTCAATTAGGCATATTATTACCTTTAAGAGCTGACGTAGTCTTAGTAAATACAAACCCTTTGGGTATAATTTGGACTATCTCAAGTGTTTTTGTTATTGTAACTCAGCCTTTTATTTCCCACAATATCTTAGAAAAGAAACCCCTTAGTTTTTCCATGTTTTTCGGTGTATTTTTTCTAGGAATTGGCATAACATTAATAGGATTTGCGAATAATTTTTACTTTCTATTAATCTGTTCTTTAGTATTCATTATCGGAGAAATGTTTGTAATGCCCGTTTTAGACAGTATTACTAGTTCAATTTCTGACCCAAAACTTATTGGAGTATATTTTAGTGTAGCGAATTTTGCTTCTGGCGTAGGTGCAGCTATAGGGAACTTTGCAAGTGGCAGAATGATAGATATTTATGGCATTAAAGGATCTTTCACCCCTTGGTACATCATTTTTGGATTCGGAATATTCCTAGCACTTTTATTAAGACATCCTTTTGTGAAATCTTTATCCGAGAAAAAATCATAA
- a CDS encoding helix-turn-helix domain-containing protein, with translation MSRVGKRIKEERVKKGISPKQLGQKCGVAESYIIDIESGKKIINDKLISQISKILGVNLDDNIIDEAPIKQENNHTKNVNVQNKLSPIKRTEVEPLPQWELAFSNIIKEVPIFNIELTNIKGNKSFPIIDKKVEGYNPDKLIYVEAPDDSLSQYRIHKGDRCLIYLNQEIVNGAFQLVEFDKTKSIRKIKRIDGNNIQLIDGIKNEKSVVKNSKDIKILGKVIRIEIDLIK, from the coding sequence ATGAGTCGTGTTGGAAAAAGAATTAAAGAAGAAAGAGTAAAAAAAGGAATAAGCCCAAAACAATTAGGACAAAAATGTGGTGTAGCTGAATCATATATTATAGATATTGAGAGCGGAAAAAAAATTATTAACGATAAGCTTATTTCTCAAATATCAAAAATTCTAGGTGTTAATTTAGATGATAACATTATTGATGAAGCACCTATAAAACAAGAAAATAATCACACAAAAAATGTCAATGTTCAAAATAAATTATCACCTATAAAACGTACAGAAGTTGAGCCTCTACCCCAGTGGGAACTAGCCTTCTCTAATATTATTAAAGAAGTTCCTATTTTTAATATTGAATTAACAAATATTAAGGGAAATAAAAGCTTCCCAATAATTGATAAGAAAGTGGAAGGCTATAACCCTGATAAATTGATCTATGTAGAAGCACCTGACGATAGCTTAAGTCAATATAGAATACATAAAGGAGATAGATGTCTTATCTATTTAAATCAAGAAATAGTAAATGGTGCATTCCAGCTTGTAGAATTTGATAAAACTAAAAGTATTAGAAAAATCAAAAGAATTGATGGAAATAATATTCAATTAATAGATGGCATAAAAAATGAAAAATCTGTCGTAAAAAACAGTAAAGATATTAAAATTCTTGGAAAAGTAATTAGAATAGAAATAGACTTAATTAAATAA
- the trmB gene encoding tRNA (guanosine(46)-N7)-methyltransferase TrmB, giving the protein MRRRKKPGSVEKLLSFTDYLCIKPEENKGKWKEYFNTPQNIHVEFGTGRGQFITTLAAENPHINYIGIEIKEEVLLKAVQKAYEKALSNIVFLWFDINKIEEVFDKEELDRIYINFCDPWPKSRWDKRRLTHRNFLEKYNYILREKGEVHFKTDNEKLFEFSLNELSFSDFQLNNITFDLHNSGIKHLVTTEYEDKFSSMGMRIYRCEGKKRL; this is encoded by the coding sequence ATGAGAAGAAGGAAAAAACCTGGATCAGTAGAAAAACTACTTTCATTCACTGATTATTTATGTATAAAACCTGAGGAAAATAAAGGTAAGTGGAAAGAGTATTTTAACACACCTCAAAACATACATGTGGAGTTTGGTACTGGAAGAGGTCAGTTTATTACTACACTAGCTGCTGAAAATCCTCATATTAATTATATAGGTATAGAAATAAAGGAAGAGGTTTTATTAAAAGCTGTCCAAAAAGCTTATGAAAAAGCCCTATCTAATATTGTATTTCTTTGGTTTGACATTAACAAAATTGAAGAGGTTTTTGACAAAGAAGAATTAGATAGGATATATATTAACTTCTGTGATCCATGGCCTAAATCAAGATGGGATAAAAGGCGACTTACCCATAGAAACTTTTTAGAAAAATACAATTATATTCTTAGAGAAAAAGGTGAAGTGCACTTTAAAACTGACAATGAAAAATTATTTGAGTTCTCATTAAATGAATTATCATTTTCAGACTTCCAATTAAATAATATAACATTCGATCTACATAATAGTGGAATAAAGCATTTAGTTACTACCGAATATGAGGATAAATTTTCTTCAATGGGTATGAGAATATATAGATGCGAAGGTAAAAAAAGATTATAA
- a CDS encoding AEC family transporter, translating to MDMLTIINSVLSLFVIMLVGVYSSKKRIITNDINKGLTDILLKITLPFLIISSFIITYDESVKSNVIKAFMYSLVTFIFIGIVSYLVLIPIKKDKKIILQFSNVFTNTGYIGFPILNAVYGSEGILYGSIFQIFYTIFIWTYGVIS from the coding sequence ATGGATATGTTAACGATAATAAATAGTGTATTATCTCTATTTGTAATTATGCTAGTGGGGGTTTATTCTAGTAAGAAAAGAATTATTACAAATGATATAAACAAGGGACTAACGGATATTTTATTAAAGATAACCTTACCATTTTTAATTATTTCTTCTTTTATTATTACATACGATGAATCAGTAAAGTCAAATGTAATAAAGGCTTTTATGTATAGCCTTGTAACTTTTATTTTTATAGGTATAGTTTCGTATTTAGTATTAATACCTATAAAAAAGGATAAAAAAATAATATTACAATTTTCAAATGTATTTACTAACACAGGATATATTGGATTCCCTATATTAAATGCAGTATATGGGTCGGAAGGAATTTTATACGGTTCTATATTTCAAATATTTTATACAATATTCATTTGGACATATGGAGTTATATCCTGA
- a CDS encoding IS1634 family transposase: protein MQRVWKLDENKINEASRYDGYYAIITNNLELSTEEVMKIYGGLWKIEESFRILKTDLRARPVFVWSDNHIKGHFTMCFLCLCILRYMQYLLSSEQGRQVSVAEIMEAIREPLVLVQGKFPKVVVTPTRISQSYLVLAEILKLSTLKSNMTLTKFRACTKLDLSVNLK, encoded by the coding sequence ATACAGAGGGTTTGGAAATTAGATGAAAATAAAATAAATGAAGCATCACGCTATGATGGTTATTATGCAATAATAACAAACAACCTAGAGTTAAGTACAGAAGAAGTAATGAAAATATACGGGGGACTTTGGAAAATAGAAGAAAGCTTTCGTATATTAAAGACAGACCTAAGAGCTCGTCCAGTATTCGTGTGGAGTGATAATCATATTAAAGGGCATTTTACAATGTGCTTTCTATGTTTATGTATTTTACGATATATGCAATACCTTTTATCAAGTGAACAAGGTAGGCAGGTGTCAGTGGCTGAAATTATGGAAGCGATAAGAGAACCACTAGTCTTGGTTCAAGGCAAGTTTCCAAAAGTTGTTGTCACACCTACACGAATTTCTCAATCTTATCTTGTCTTAGCTGAGATACTAAAATTATCTACACTAAAAAGTAATATGACATTAACGAAGTTCAGAGCTTGCACAAAACTTGATTTATCAGTAAATCTTAAATAA
- a CDS encoding IS1634 family transposase, which yields MDILSPTDVVPSYNFGHALINQLWSNMALDNFFEVSSGKRNAKTVAQALYYLIAHRCAHPSSINLAASEQKRYAGVPILGNDIFYDVLDVLADQKEAVVAHLADFFQKKTNRKESEAYYDVTTYSFESTKWGELRMFGFSKDHKNNEVQVVMGLLMDNNGIPITFELFPGNTMDQNTLVQSVEKLKKLYGLEKITVVADRGLNSGSNLEYLIKGGQDFVISYTLKRSKERFKEMVWDESNWNNTTDPMSGEIIYRSKVVNQNIEVKVPLKEDEISEIGKRGRPKNIELKKYQ from the coding sequence ATGGATATTTTGTCTCCTACTGATGTTGTTCCTTCCTATAACTTCGGTCATGCACTAATCAACCAACTATGGAGTAATATGGCCCTTGATAACTTCTTTGAAGTTAGTTCTGGAAAGCGCAATGCAAAGACTGTGGCCCAAGCACTTTATTATTTAATTGCTCATCGCTGCGCACACCCATCAAGCATTAATCTAGCGGCTTCAGAGCAAAAACGTTATGCTGGAGTACCAATTCTGGGAAACGATATATTTTATGATGTTTTAGACGTTCTTGCCGACCAAAAAGAAGCCGTGGTAGCCCATTTAGCAGACTTTTTTCAAAAGAAAACGAACCGAAAAGAGTCTGAAGCTTACTATGATGTAACGACATATTCCTTCGAAAGTACCAAATGGGGCGAACTTAGAATGTTTGGATTTTCAAAAGATCATAAAAATAATGAAGTTCAAGTAGTAATGGGGCTTTTGATGGATAATAACGGCATTCCAATAACATTTGAGCTTTTTCCAGGGAACACAATGGACCAAAATACTTTAGTACAATCTGTTGAAAAACTAAAAAAGTTATATGGGTTAGAGAAGATTACCGTGGTAGCAGATAGAGGACTTAATAGTGGAAGTAACTTAGAATACCTTATCAAAGGTGGACAAGACTTTGTAATTAGTTATACTTTGAAACGTTCTAAAGAACGATTCAAAGAAATGGTTTGGGATGAAAGTAACTGGAATAACACTACAGATCCAATGAGTGGTGAAATCATATATCGCAGTAAGGTTGTTAATCAAAATATAGAAGTTAAAGTTCCTCTAAAAGAAGATGAAATTTCAGAAATTGGCAAACGGGGTAGGCCTAAAAATATAGAATTGAAGAAATACCAGTAA
- a CDS encoding AEC family transporter, which yields MGFPILNAVYGSEGILYGSIFQIFYTIFIWTYGVILFKNKVEEQVSNKDIKKAILEVVLNPNIIAVYIGIIIMAVDIRLPNMLLLSVNAIGSITGPLSMIIVGVILSEVDIKNYIKDITVYYGVIVKLIVMPLILYFLLLLISNISIINNTLVILVAMPSAIMTSIFAESYKKEKDYATVIVFLTTVFSIVTLPLLLKLIV from the coding sequence ATTGGATTCCCTATATTAAATGCAGTATATGGGTCGGAAGGAATTTTATACGGTTCTATATTTCAAATATTTTATACAATATTCATTTGGACATATGGAGTTATATTATTTAAAAATAAAGTAGAGGAGCAGGTGAGTAACAAGGATATTAAGAAGGCCATATTAGAGGTGGTTTTGAACCCTAATATTATTGCTGTGTATATTGGTATTATAATTATGGCTGTTGATATAAGACTACCTAATATGCTACTACTAAGCGTTAATGCTATTGGTAGCATAACCGGCCCTCTATCTATGATAATAGTAGGAGTTATACTATCAGAAGTTGATATTAAAAACTATATAAAGGATATTACTGTATATTATGGAGTTATCGTAAAATTAATTGTTATGCCCCTAATACTTTACTTTTTATTACTATTAATTAGTAATATTTCGATAATAAATAATACTCTAGTAATTCTCGTAGCAATGCCATCTGCTATTATGACATCTATCTTCGCGGAAAGCTATAAAAAGGAAAAAGATTATGCCACTGTAATTGTGTTTTTAACTACTGTATTTTCAATAGTCACCCTGCCATTGCTTTTGAAATTAATTGTATAG
- a CDS encoding NAD(P)/FAD-dependent oxidoreductase gives MIRINEVKLSIDEDISLLKNKIAKQLRINHQDIIEYSIYKESIDARKRNEIYFVYIVDVVVKNEAQVLSKNKNLKISPDVSYKDVQSGGKELKDSPIIIGSGPAGMFGALILAQRGYKPILLERGADVDTRTADVDRFWKEGKLNVESNVQFGEGGAGTFSDGKLTTRIKDIRCRKVLEEFVLAGSPEEILYSYKPHIGTDILKNVVKRIRENIIELGGQVRFNSKVTDILIENGAITGVVVNNTEKIEAQQIILAIGHSARDTYEMLYERGISIRQKPFSIGVRIEHPQELINTSQYKQHSEHPRLGAADYRLTYQCTNGRAAYTFCMCPGGIVVAAASELETVVTNGMSEYARDKANANSALLIQINTEDFESKHPLAGVEFQRKWERAAYELGGRNYTAPAQLVKDFLIDEDSKEVGEVRPSYLPKVKMTNLKYCLPDYVIQSMREAIVEMDKKLKGFSVDDAIMTGVETRSSAPIRIDRDGDTMESLSTKGIYPVGEGGGYAGGIISAAVDGIKAAEKIISKYKPFI, from the coding sequence ATGATAAGAATAAATGAAGTTAAACTATCTATAGATGAAGATATTAGTTTGCTGAAAAATAAAATTGCAAAACAGTTAAGGATAAATCATCAGGATATTATTGAGTATTCAATCTATAAAGAGTCTATTGATGCTAGAAAAAGAAATGAAATCTATTTTGTATATATAGTCGATGTAGTTGTGAAAAATGAAGCACAGGTCTTAAGTAAAAACAAAAATTTGAAAATTAGTCCAGATGTTAGCTATAAGGATGTACAATCAGGAGGAAAAGAATTAAAAGACTCACCGATAATTATTGGATCTGGTCCTGCAGGGATGTTTGGGGCTTTAATATTGGCACAAAGAGGTTATAAACCAATATTATTAGAGCGAGGAGCAGACGTTGATACGAGAACAGCGGATGTAGATAGATTCTGGAAAGAAGGCAAACTCAATGTTGAATCCAATGTTCAATTTGGAGAAGGTGGCGCCGGTACCTTTTCAGATGGAAAGCTAACAACACGAATAAAGGATATTAGATGTAGAAAGGTGTTAGAGGAGTTTGTTTTAGCCGGTTCCCCTGAAGAGATATTATATTCATATAAACCACATATTGGAACAGATATATTAAAAAATGTAGTAAAAAGGATTAGAGAGAATATTATAGAGCTAGGTGGACAAGTAAGATTTAATAGCAAAGTCACGGATATACTAATCGAAAATGGCGCTATTACAGGAGTAGTAGTAAATAATACAGAAAAGATCGAGGCGCAGCAGATTATATTAGCCATAGGACATAGTGCCAGAGATACATACGAGATGCTATATGAAAGAGGAATAAGTATTAGGCAAAAACCCTTCTCGATAGGAGTTAGAATAGAGCATCCTCAAGAATTGATAAATACTTCACAATATAAACAACATTCAGAGCATCCACGATTAGGTGCTGCAGATTATAGACTTACATACCAATGTACAAATGGAAGGGCAGCCTATACATTTTGCATGTGTCCGGGTGGAATCGTTGTAGCAGCAGCTTCAGAACTTGAGACTGTTGTTACTAATGGAATGAGTGAATATGCTAGAGATAAAGCTAATGCTAATAGTGCCTTGCTAATTCAAATTAATACTGAGGACTTTGAAAGTAAACATCCCTTAGCAGGAGTAGAGTTTCAAAGAAAATGGGAGCGAGCTGCATATGAATTAGGCGGTAGGAATTATACAGCACCTGCCCAATTAGTAAAGGATTTCCTTATAGATGAGGATTCAAAAGAGGTAGGGGAAGTTAGACCATCATATTTACCGAAAGTAAAAATGACAAATCTAAAATACTGTTTACCTGACTATGTTATTCAGTCAATGAGAGAAGCCATTGTTGAAATGGATAAAAAACTAAAAGGCTTTTCCGTTGATGATGCGATAATGACAGGAGTAGAAACTAGAAGCTCTGCGCCTATAAGAATTGATAGGGATGGGGATACAATGGAAAGTCTTAGTACGAAAGGAATTTATCCTGTAGGAGAAGGTGGAGGTTACGCTGGTGGGATTATTTCCGCAGCAGTAGATGGAATTAAAGCAGCAGAAAAAATTATAAGTAAGTATAAACCTTTTATTTAG
- the pflB gene encoding formate C-acetyltransferase, protein MTNNWWRGFVSGDWQETINVRDFIQKNYSVYTGDETFLAKATDRTNKMKKKFDELYALEQEKGGVLDIDTDTVSSLLSYAPAYLDKDNEIIVGFQTNSPLTRGVNPFAGITMARQACDAYGYKVGQRVEENVKYLTTHNDGVFKVYSDEMKKIRKSGVITGLPDAYGRGRVIGDYRRVALYGVNKLIEEKIKDKKALGQMEMNEENIRLSEELHEQIDFLKQLKEMALGYGIDISNPAMNAKEAVQWTYFAYLGSIKQQNGAALSIGRISTFLDIYFERDIKEGILTEETAQEITDDFVLKLRMARQLRTTDYNELFAGDPMWITESVGGISEDGTPLVTKSSFRFLHTLYTLGPAPEPNITILWSQMLPEGFKRYCSKVSIETDSIQYENDDIMRPIYGDDYGIACCVSAMRMGKDMQFFGARCNLPKVLLMALNGGIDEMTGLQVGPTMDPIKSEYLDFNEVMTRFDYYRDWLCKTYVNTMNVIHYMHDKYAYEKLHMALHDTNVHRFMAFGIAGLSVVGDSLSAIKYAKVKPVRNEQGIIVDFEVEGEYPEFGNDNDKVDDIVVNVVKDFDKSLKKNKTYRNAEHTLSILTITSNVVYGKKTGSTPDGRKSGEPFAPGANPMHNRDQMGALASLNSVAKIPFENCRDGVSCTFTVTPKAIGSNLDEQIDNLVSIMDGYFGQNAHHLNVNVLDKSKLIKAMEEPQNYPNLTIRVSGYAVNFHRLTKKQQLEVISRTFHERL, encoded by the coding sequence TTGACTAATAATTGGTGGAGAGGCTTTGTTAGCGGAGACTGGCAAGAAACAATTAATGTAAGAGATTTTATACAGAAAAACTATAGCGTTTACACAGGTGATGAAACATTTTTAGCGAAGGCTACAGACAGAACAAATAAAATGAAAAAGAAGTTTGATGAGCTATATGCTTTAGAACAAGAAAAGGGCGGAGTTTTAGATATCGATACTGATACGGTTTCATCTCTATTATCTTATGCTCCTGCGTATTTAGATAAAGATAATGAAATTATTGTAGGTTTCCAAACGAATAGTCCTTTAACTAGAGGAGTAAACCCTTTTGCAGGTATAACTATGGCTAGACAAGCGTGTGATGCCTATGGTTATAAAGTGGGTCAACGTGTGGAAGAAAACGTTAAATATTTAACAACTCATAACGATGGGGTTTTTAAAGTTTATTCAGATGAAATGAAAAAGATTAGAAAAAGTGGAGTAATTACTGGTCTACCAGATGCTTATGGTAGAGGTAGAGTAATTGGAGATTATAGAAGAGTTGCTTTATATGGAGTAAATAAATTAATTGAAGAAAAGATAAAAGATAAAAAAGCTCTAGGTCAAATGGAAATGAATGAGGAAAACATAAGACTTTCTGAAGAGCTTCATGAACAAATAGACTTTTTAAAGCAATTAAAAGAAATGGCTTTAGGATATGGTATTGATATATCTAACCCTGCAATGAATGCAAAGGAAGCTGTTCAGTGGACATACTTTGCATATCTTGGATCAATTAAGCAACAGAATGGTGCAGCTCTTTCAATTGGAAGAATTAGTACATTCCTAGACATATATTTTGAAAGAGATATAAAAGAAGGAATTCTAACAGAGGAAACTGCTCAAGAAATAACTGATGATTTTGTATTAAAACTAAGAATGGCAAGACAATTAAGAACAACTGACTATAACGAATTGTTTGCTGGGGACCCAATGTGGATTACAGAATCAGTTGGTGGAATCAGTGAAGATGGTACTCCATTAGTAACTAAGAGTTCCTTTAGATTTCTTCATACACTATATACTTTAGGACCTGCTCCAGAGCCTAATATTACAATTCTATGGTCTCAAATGCTTCCTGAAGGATTTAAAAGATATTGTAGTAAAGTATCTATTGAAACTGATTCAATTCAATACGAAAATGATGACATAATGCGTCCGATATATGGGGATGACTATGGAATAGCATGTTGTGTTTCTGCAATGAGAATGGGTAAAGACATGCAATTCTTTGGAGCAAGATGTAATCTTCCGAAGGTGTTATTAATGGCTTTAAATGGCGGTATTGACGAAATGACTGGGTTGCAAGTTGGACCAACGATGGATCCAATTAAGAGTGAGTATTTAGACTTTAACGAAGTTATGACAAGATTTGATTATTATAGAGATTGGTTATGTAAGACTTATGTTAATACTATGAATGTAATCCATTATATGCATGACAAATACGCTTATGAAAAGCTTCATATGGCTCTTCATGATACTAATGTTCATAGATTTATGGCCTTTGGTATAGCTGGTTTATCTGTAGTTGGGGATTCTTTAAGTGCAATAAAATATGCAAAGGTAAAACCAGTAAGAAATGAGCAGGGTATTATTGTTGATTTTGAAGTTGAGGGAGAATATCCTGAATTCGGAAACGATAATGACAAGGTTGATGATATTGTTGTAAATGTAGTTAAGGACTTTGATAAGAGTTTAAAGAAAAATAAAACTTATAGAAATGCTGAACACACATTATCAATTCTTACTATAACATCAAATGTAGTTTATGGTAAAAAGACTGGTTCTACACCAGATGGAAGAAAAAGTGGTGAACCATTTGCACCTGGAGCTAATCCAATGCACAATCGCGATCAAATGGGGGCTTTAGCTTCGTTAAACTCTGTAGCTAAAATACCTTTTGAGAACTGTAGAGATGGGGTATCTTGTACGTTTACTGTAACTCCAAAGGCTATTGGTTCAAATCTTGACGAGCAAATTGACAATTTAGTATCTATTATGGATGGATATTTTGGACAAAATGCACATCATTTAAATGTAAATGTTTTAGATAAAAGTAAACTTATAAAAGCTATGGAAGAGCCACAAAATTATCCAAACCTGACTATAAGAGTATCTGGATACGCCGTTAACTTCCACAGATTGACTAAGAAACAGCAGTTAGAGGTAATAAGTAGAACATTCCACGAAAGGCTGTAG